In the Novosphingobium sp. 9 genome, one interval contains:
- a CDS encoding gallate dioxygenase, which yields MARIIGGIGTSHVPTIGVAYDKGRQADPVWAPLFDGYKPVAQWLAEKQPDVLLFFYNDHATTLFFDLYPTFALGVGERFPIADEGAGLRGLPDIRGNVDFQAHIGEALVNEEFDLAFFQNKPIDHGIASPLPLLWPHEPDWPGTVVPIAINVLQYPLPTARRCYRLGQAVRRAVESYPEDLKVVVVGTGGLSHQIHGERTGFNNTEWDHRFLELLRDDPALLTEMTHADYVRLGGAESVEQIMWLAMRGALPDAIAEQHRNYYLMTTTAMTVVTYEERVTEGAGESLAPDAEQEVA from the coding sequence ATGGCACGGATCATCGGCGGCATCGGCACTTCGCATGTGCCCACCATCGGCGTCGCCTACGACAAGGGGCGGCAGGCCGACCCGGTCTGGGCGCCGCTGTTCGACGGCTACAAGCCGGTCGCGCAGTGGCTGGCGGAAAAGCAGCCCGACGTGCTGCTGTTCTTCTACAACGACCATGCGACCACGCTGTTCTTCGACCTCTACCCCACGTTCGCGCTGGGGGTGGGCGAGCGTTTCCCCATTGCCGACGAAGGCGCGGGACTGCGTGGTTTGCCGGACATTCGCGGTAATGTCGATTTTCAGGCGCACATCGGCGAGGCGCTGGTGAACGAGGAGTTCGACCTCGCTTTCTTTCAGAACAAGCCGATCGATCACGGCATAGCCTCGCCGCTGCCGCTGCTGTGGCCGCACGAGCCGGACTGGCCGGGCACGGTCGTGCCTATCGCCATCAACGTGCTGCAGTATCCGCTGCCGACCGCGCGGCGCTGCTATCGTCTGGGGCAGGCGGTGCGCCGCGCGGTGGAGAGCTATCCCGAAGACCTGAAGGTCGTGGTGGTCGGCACTGGCGGGCTTTCGCACCAGATCCACGGCGAGCGCACCGGTTTCAACAATACCGAATGGGATCACCGCTTCCTCGAACTGCTGCGCGACGATCCCGCGTTGCTGACCGAGATGACCCACGCCGATTACGTGCGGCTGGGCGGGGCGGAAAGCGTCGAACAGATCATGTGGTTGGCGATGCGCGGAGCGCTGCCCGATGCGATCGCAGAGCAGCATCGCAACTATTACCTGATGACCACCACCGCGATGACGGTCGTCACGTATGAGGAACGCGTGACCGAAGGTGCGGGCGAAAGCCTTGCGCCGGACGCCGAGCAGGAGGTCGCCTGA